A region of Paenimyroides aestuarii DNA encodes the following proteins:
- a CDS encoding ArsR/SmtB family transcription factor produces MGVTKTEIFNEHQNRLASIFKALAHPARIAIIQHIMKQNACICNDLVEELGLAQATISQHLRELKSMGIIKGTIEGTSVCYCIDETVWLSLKNELLVFFKDDVSVKKCC; encoded by the coding sequence ATGGGCGTTACAAAAACCGAAATATTCAACGAACACCAAAACCGATTGGCTTCTATTTTTAAAGCCTTGGCACATCCTGCCCGCATTGCTATTATTCAGCACATTATGAAGCAAAATGCTTGCATATGCAATGATTTGGTAGAAGAATTGGGATTGGCACAAGCTACTATTTCGCAACATCTAAGAGAATTAAAAAGCATGGGCATTATTAAAGGAACCATTGAAGGAACCAGCGTATGCTATTGCATAGATGAAACCGTGTGGCTTTCGCTAAAAAACGAATTGCTTGTGTTTTTTAAAGATGATGTAAGTGTTAAGAAATGTTGCTAG
- a CDS encoding DUF349 domain-containing protein, whose protein sequence is MLEEKNDNLHEADGFTTENESNTIVDQINSTNAEDGETSSINENNDIPLLDYDELSLEALNEQLDLLLKNEKVTAIREHVEAIKRSFLQKYHDVIDEKRTLFLEENPDAFASDFQYDLPAKNQFDSLYSHYRDQRNSHFKSIQDQLKKNLAERNQIIEELKDLVENTDNYNAALKDINQLRERWRNAGSIPKDNYNHVWNNFHFHLERFYDQLHMDREARDLDFKNNLEQKQKLIERASLLIHEKDIRKAFRELQTLHRVWKEEIGPVAKEYREEIWHNFSNITKELHNKREMLQNEIRQREEQNLEQKKELIAAIEQIATKSFHSHNDWQNGIKEIEELRTKFFNTGRVPAEQSEETWTAFKNATRNFNVLKNNFYKDIKKEQQDNLAKKQALVEQAKALNESSDFETVTPLMKKIQEEWKHIGHVPRKFSDSLWKEFKQTCNAYFDRLHAERSKEIEAEMENFHKKKEYLESLKDFQLTGDHKTDLDGIKAHIENWKSLGVVPQTRRHIEGKFNKILDALFDKLSLSKKEAELVKFNNKIEHLIENNDNRRLQNETIFVQRKIEEIRSEIFQLENNVQFISNAKADNPLVKEINKNIDRHKDELNLWKEKLDQLKNIHKNDE, encoded by the coding sequence ATGTTAGAAGAAAAGAATGATAACCTGCATGAAGCAGACGGATTTACAACTGAAAATGAATCAAATACCATTGTGGATCAAATCAATTCTACCAATGCAGAAGACGGCGAAACGTCATCAATCAACGAAAATAACGATATTCCTTTACTCGATTACGATGAATTATCGTTAGAGGCATTGAACGAGCAATTGGATCTTTTGCTAAAAAACGAAAAGGTAACTGCCATTCGCGAGCATGTAGAAGCTATAAAACGTAGTTTCTTACAGAAATATCATGATGTGATCGATGAAAAAAGAACACTTTTCTTAGAAGAAAACCCCGATGCTTTTGCTTCCGATTTTCAGTATGATCTGCCGGCAAAAAATCAATTCGATTCTTTATACAGCCACTACCGCGACCAACGCAACAGCCATTTTAAATCGATACAAGATCAATTAAAGAAAAATTTGGCAGAACGCAACCAAATTATCGAAGAATTAAAAGATTTAGTAGAAAACACCGATAATTACAATGCTGCCTTAAAAGATATTAATCAGTTGCGTGAACGTTGGCGCAATGCGGGTTCTATTCCCAAAGACAATTACAACCACGTTTGGAATAATTTCCATTTTCATTTGGAACGTTTTTACGATCAATTGCACATGGACCGTGAGGCACGTGATTTAGATTTTAAAAACAATTTAGAACAAAAACAAAAATTAATAGAGCGTGCTTCGTTGTTAATTCATGAAAAAGACATTCGAAAAGCTTTTAGAGAATTGCAGACTTTGCACCGCGTTTGGAAAGAAGAAATTGGACCGGTAGCAAAAGAATACCGCGAAGAAATCTGGCATAATTTCAGCAACATCACAAAAGAATTACACAATAAACGAGAAATGTTGCAAAATGAAATTCGCCAACGTGAAGAACAAAATTTAGAGCAAAAAAAGGAATTAATCGCTGCTATTGAACAAATTGCGACTAAATCGTTCCACTCACACAACGATTGGCAAAACGGCATTAAAGAAATCGAAGAATTGCGAACAAAATTCTTTAATACTGGTAGAGTTCCTGCTGAACAAAGCGAGGAAACTTGGACCGCTTTCAAAAATGCCACACGCAACTTTAATGTTTTAAAAAATAATTTTTACAAAGACATTAAGAAAGAACAGCAAGACAATCTTGCTAAAAAACAAGCATTGGTGGAACAAGCAAAAGCTTTGAATGAAAGTTCTGATTTTGAAACGGTTACTCCTTTGATGAAAAAAATACAAGAAGAATGGAAACACATTGGGCATGTGCCAAGAAAGTTTTCAGACAGCTTGTGGAAAGAATTTAAACAAACCTGTAATGCGTACTTTGATCGTTTGCATGCCGAACGCAGCAAAGAGATAGAAGCAGAAATGGAAAATTTTCACAAGAAAAAAGAATATTTAGAAAGCTTAAAAGATTTTCAGTTGACAGGCGATCACAAAACCGATTTAGACGGTATTAAAGCGCATATTGAAAACTGGAAAAGTTTAGGAGTTGTACCTCAAACCCGAAGACATATTGAAGGCAAATTCAATAAAATTTTAGATGCTTTGTTTGACAAACTAAGTCTTTCTAAAAAAGAAGCAGAATTGGTGAAATTCAATAATAAAATTGAGCATTTAATTGAAAACAACGACAACCGCCGCTTGCAAAACGAAACCATTTTTGTGCAACGAAAGATAGAAGAAATTCGCTCGGAAATTTTTCAGTTAGAAAACAATGTGCAATTTATTTCAAATGCAAAAGCAGATAATCCGCTGGTAAAAGAAATCAATAAAAACATTGACCGCCACAAAGATGAATTGAATCTTTGGAAAGAGAAGCTGGATCAATTAAAAAACATCCATAAAAATGATGAATAA
- a CDS encoding arsenate-mycothiol transferase ArsC produces MYPTLSKTVKSLPPIPTERKIILQPLIDFVQQKIADKQEININFICTHNSRRSHLAQIWAQVAAAHFHIPHVQCYSGGTETTAVYPTIVDTLQNQGFNILKLSEGNNPVYAIKYNENSNSIIGFSKKYDDDFTPKSAFAAVMTCSQADGGCPFISGAEKRIPITFEDPKIADNTPEQSKVYAERSLQIAAEMFYIFSKINL; encoded by the coding sequence ATGTATCCAACCTTATCAAAAACCGTTAAAAGCTTACCTCCTATTCCCACAGAACGGAAAATTATTTTACAACCGCTTATCGATTTTGTGCAGCAAAAAATAGCAGATAAACAAGAAATAAATATAAACTTTATTTGCACACACAATTCGCGCAGAAGTCATTTGGCACAAATTTGGGCACAAGTAGCTGCGGCGCATTTCCATATTCCTCATGTTCAATGTTATTCCGGTGGAACAGAAACAACTGCAGTGTATCCAACGATAGTAGATACTTTGCAAAATCAAGGTTTTAATATTCTTAAATTATCCGAAGGAAATAATCCCGTTTATGCAATAAAATACAATGAAAACAGCAATTCGATTATTGGTTTTTCAAAAAAATACGACGATGATTTTACCCCAAAATCAGCATTTGCAGCAGTGATGACTTGTTCACAAGCAGATGGTGGTTGCCCTTTTATTTCCGGAGCTGAAAAAAGAATACCAATTACATTTGAAGATCCAAAAATAGCTGACAATACGCCAGAGCAATCAAAAGTTTACGCTGAACGCAGTTTGCAAATTGCAGCTGAAATGTTTTATATTTTTTCAAAAATCAATTTATAA
- a CDS encoding DUF1801 domain-containing protein, with product METIKSYNSKQAQPHQEVCNVLNKLISQNLSNAESKIWHGHPVWFINGNPIVGYSKEKAGIRLIFWSGADFDEDLLSVRGSKFKDASIFYNHVDEIIAADLERWLEKSINIQWDYKNIVKRKGVLVKL from the coding sequence ATGGAAACTATTAAAAGCTATAACAGCAAGCAAGCGCAACCACACCAAGAAGTGTGCAATGTATTGAACAAACTTATATCTCAAAACCTTTCAAATGCAGAAAGTAAAATTTGGCATGGGCATCCGGTTTGGTTTATTAACGGAAACCCGATTGTTGGTTACAGCAAAGAAAAAGCAGGCATTCGGCTAATATTTTGGAGTGGTGCAGATTTTGATGAAGATTTATTAAGTGTTCGTGGATCGAAATTTAAAGACGCATCGATTTTTTATAACCATGTAGATGAAATTATCGCTGCCGATTTAGAACGCTGGTTGGAAAAATCGATAAACATTCAGTGGGATTACAAAAATATCGTAAAACGAAAAGGCGTGCTTGTTAAATTGTAA
- the arsB gene encoding ACR3 family arsenite efflux transporter — MLPKLKFLDRYLTLWIFLAMAVGVLLGNLFPDISKIFDNLSTGTTNIPLAIGLILMMYPPLAKVDYNLLPKAFKDKKIIGISLLLNWVVGTLLMFGLAVLFLRNDPDYMTGLILIGLARCIAMVIVWSDLAKANREYTAMLVALNSVFQILSYSFLVWLFINVLPAQLGLAQFNVSVSMKDVTESVLIYLGIPFAAGFLSRYLLIKLKGVEWFNRKFIPAISPLTLYALLFTIVLMFSLKGDKIIELPLDVLKVAIPLIIYFVFMFFVSFFVNKALKVPYDKNASIAFTATGNNFELAIAVSIAVFGIHSPQAFVGVIGPLVEVPVLILLVKASLWLQKRFYS, encoded by the coding sequence ATGCTACCGAAACTTAAATTTTTAGATCGATACCTCACATTATGGATATTTTTGGCAATGGCGGTTGGCGTGTTGTTGGGCAATCTGTTTCCAGACATCTCCAAAATTTTCGACAATTTATCAACAGGCACTACCAATATTCCATTGGCAATTGGATTGATTTTGATGATGTATCCGCCATTGGCAAAAGTAGATTATAACTTACTACCAAAAGCATTCAAAGATAAAAAAATAATTGGCATTTCATTATTGTTGAATTGGGTGGTTGGTACGCTATTAATGTTTGGTTTAGCTGTTTTATTTCTACGAAACGATCCTGATTATATGACCGGTTTAATTTTAATTGGTTTGGCAAGATGCATTGCAATGGTGATTGTGTGGAGCGATTTAGCAAAGGCAAACCGAGAATATACAGCAATGTTGGTGGCTTTAAACAGTGTTTTTCAGATACTTTCATACAGTTTTTTGGTGTGGTTGTTTATCAACGTTTTGCCTGCTCAATTAGGATTGGCACAATTCAACGTAAGTGTGTCGATGAAAGATGTTACAGAAAGTGTATTGATTTATTTGGGTATTCCGTTTGCAGCAGGCTTTTTGAGTCGATACCTTTTGATAAAATTAAAAGGTGTTGAATGGTTCAACAGAAAATTTATTCCAGCTATTTCGCCACTTACTTTATATGCGTTGTTGTTTACAATTGTGTTAATGTTTAGTTTAAAAGGCGATAAAATAATTGAATTACCATTGGATGTGCTTAAAGTGGCCATACCATTAATCATTTATTTTGTGTTCATGTTTTTTGTGAGCTTCTTTGTCAACAAAGCTTTAAAAGTTCCTTATGATAAAAATGCTTCGATTGCATTTACGGCCACAGGCAATAACTTTGAATTGGCAATTGCGGTTTCAATAGCGGTTTTCGGCATTCATTCGCCGCAAGCATTCGTGGGGGTAATTGGACCATTGGTAGAAGTTCCAGTGTTGATATTACTGGTAAAAGCCAGTTTGTGGTTGCAAAAGAGGTTTTACAGCTAG
- a CDS encoding DUF6428 family protein, whose amino-acid sequence MKLSTIKEILPTLENVAFQLENGAFVPEHFHITEVGQITKKFIDCGGVVRTEKVVNFQLWNADDYNHRLKPAKLLNIIKLSEEKLGIEDAAIEVEYQAETIGKYDLDFNGKTFVLKNKTTACLAEDACGIPSEKQKKNLATLSMNTSNSCTPGGGCC is encoded by the coding sequence ATGAAATTATCAACCATTAAAGAAATTTTACCAACGTTGGAAAATGTTGCATTTCAATTAGAAAATGGAGCGTTTGTCCCTGAACATTTTCACATAACAGAAGTAGGACAAATCACCAAAAAATTTATTGATTGCGGAGGGGTGGTTCGCACCGAAAAAGTAGTAAATTTTCAATTATGGAATGCCGATGATTACAACCATCGATTAAAGCCTGCCAAACTTTTAAACATTATTAAACTTTCAGAAGAAAAATTAGGTATCGAAGATGCTGCAATTGAAGTGGAATATCAAGCGGAAACCATCGGCAAATATGATTTAGATTTCAATGGAAAAACATTTGTATTGAAAAATAAAACTACGGCTTGTTTGGCAGAAGATGCTTGCGGAATTCCATCTGAAAAACAAAAAAAGAATTTAGCCACTTTATCAATGAACACCAGTAATTCATGCACTCCGGGCGGCGGATGTTGTTAA
- a CDS encoding SMUG2 DNA glycosylase family protein translates to MEQFAEKIIAFNKKIAFKGLLPNGFQVLNPYHSNPETLVVMQQFYEKYYNDTNQRKFIIGINPSRHGAGVTGVPFTDTKRLESVCGIQMKSAHTHEISSVFLYDVIEAFGGADAFYRNFYINSPFPLAIIRQNKSNNWVNANYYDDKNLFKNVKKFMVSCLKKHISLGLNSEEVFVLGIKNATFIHEINNEAQLFKKITVLEHPRFIQQYKSKEKEWYIDKYVAALSTI, encoded by the coding sequence ATGGAACAATTTGCCGAAAAAATCATAGCTTTTAATAAAAAAATTGCATTTAAGGGATTGTTGCCTAATGGGTTTCAGGTATTGAACCCGTATCATAGCAACCCGGAAACGTTGGTGGTGATGCAACAGTTTTATGAAAAATACTACAACGACACCAACCAACGAAAATTTATTATTGGCATTAACCCAAGCCGGCATGGTGCGGGTGTCACTGGCGTACCATTTACCGATACGAAACGATTAGAAAGCGTTTGTGGCATTCAAATGAAATCGGCACACACCCATGAAATATCTTCGGTTTTTCTATATGATGTGATCGAAGCTTTTGGCGGTGCTGATGCTTTTTACCGCAATTTTTATATAAACTCTCCTTTTCCGTTGGCCATTATTCGACAGAACAAATCAAATAATTGGGTGAATGCTAATTATTATGATGATAAAAATCTTTTCAAAAATGTAAAAAAATTTATGGTTTCTTGCCTAAAAAAACATATTTCATTGGGATTAAATAGTGAAGAAGTTTTTGTTTTAGGCATTAAAAACGCTACATTTATTCATGAAATTAACAATGAAGCCCAATTGTTTAAAAAAATTACTGTTCTAGAGCATCCGCGGTTTATCCAACAATATAAATCAAAAGAAAAAGAATGGTATATTGATAAATACGTGGCAGCACTATCAACTATATAA
- a CDS encoding SulP family inorganic anion transporter has translation MQKIINLFDFKQKIDYKNEILAGLAVAMTMVPESLSFAILAGLSPLTGLYAAFLMGIVTAVFGGRPGMVSGGAGATVVVLIALAASHGVEYLFAAIVLAGIMQMLVGIFKLGKFVRLIPQPVMFGFLNGLAVIIFMAQVAQFKIVENGVESWMSGSALYIMGGLTLLTIAIVFVLPKFTKAVPASLVAILVVFGIVYFFGIDTKKVIDIASVSGSLPSFHIPQIPFTWEALQIIFPYALVMAGVGLIETLLTLNMVDEITNTKGQSNREAAAQGLANITNGFFGGMGGCAMVAQTLVNVGAGGRARLSSIVASIAILLIILVAGPVIEQIPMAALVGVMMMVAIGTFEWVSFRIINKMPRHDIFVGILVALITITLHNLALAVLVGVVVSALVFAWESAKRIRARKYIDENGVKHYEIYGPLFFGSTTAFLEKFDLINDPDEVIIDFKESRIVDMSAIEALNKITEKYHKQGKKVQLKHLSEDCRRLLKNADSVIAINIIEDPTYKVMTNK, from the coding sequence ATGCAAAAAATCATCAATTTATTTGATTTCAAACAAAAAATCGATTATAAAAACGAAATTTTAGCAGGACTAGCAGTAGCCATGACTATGGTGCCAGAGTCTTTATCCTTTGCAATATTAGCCGGTTTATCACCATTAACTGGTTTATACGCAGCCTTTTTAATGGGAATTGTTACCGCCGTTTTTGGAGGCAGACCAGGAATGGTTTCCGGAGGTGCCGGTGCAACTGTTGTGGTGCTTATTGCGTTGGCTGCTTCGCATGGAGTGGAATATTTATTTGCGGCAATTGTTTTGGCAGGCATCATGCAAATGTTGGTAGGAATTTTTAAGTTGGGTAAATTTGTGCGCTTAATTCCGCAGCCTGTAATGTTTGGTTTTTTAAACGGACTTGCAGTAATTATTTTCATGGCACAAGTTGCTCAATTTAAAATTGTGGAAAATGGTGTGGAAAGTTGGATGAGTGGTTCGGCACTTTATATCATGGGTGGATTAACACTGCTAACCATAGCAATTGTGTTTGTTTTACCTAAGTTTACCAAAGCCGTTCCGGCATCTTTAGTAGCTATATTGGTGGTGTTTGGCATTGTTTATTTTTTTGGAATTGATACTAAAAAAGTAATTGACATAGCATCGGTCAGCGGATCGCTTCCATCGTTTCACATCCCTCAAATACCTTTTACATGGGAAGCACTCCAAATTATTTTTCCGTATGCGTTGGTTATGGCAGGTGTGGGATTAATCGAAACTTTGCTTACACTTAATATGGTTGACGAAATTACCAATACCAAAGGGCAATCGAATCGTGAAGCAGCAGCTCAGGGATTAGCAAATATAACAAACGGTTTTTTCGGTGGAATGGGCGGTTGTGCCATGGTTGCCCAAACATTAGTGAATGTGGGCGCAGGTGGCAGAGCCAGACTTTCTTCAATTGTTGCATCAATAGCTATTTTGCTGATTATTTTAGTTGCAGGTCCTGTGATTGAGCAAATTCCCATGGCGGCATTGGTTGGTGTAATGATGATGGTTGCTATTGGCACTTTTGAATGGGTGAGTTTTAGAATCATTAATAAAATGCCGCGCCACGATATTTTTGTGGGAATTTTAGTAGCTTTAATAACCATCACGCTTCACAATTTAGCTTTGGCGGTTTTAGTGGGTGTTGTGGTATCGGCGCTGGTTTTTGCTTGGGAAAGTGCCAAACGAATAAGAGCCCGAAAATATATCGATGAAAACGGAGTGAAACATTACGAGATTTATGGACCGCTTTTCTTTGGTTCAACAACTGCTTTTTTAGAAAAATTCGATTTAATAAATGACCCCGATGAAGTAATTATCGACTTTAAAGAGAGTAGAATTGTGGATATGTCGGCTATTGAAGCACTAAATAAAATTACCGAAAAGTACCATAAACAAGGAAAAAAAGTACAATTAAAACATTTAAGCGAAGATTGCAGACGTTTATTAAAAAATGCCGACAGCGTCATTGCAATAAACATTATAGAAGATCCCACATACAAGGTGATGACCAACAAATAA
- a CDS encoding shikimate dehydrogenase family protein, with protein MKTYGLIGKKISYSFSRNYFNNKFNKESILNTQYVNFDIDNLSELNLLFKENNQGYNVTIPYKEAIIPYLDALDIHAEKIGAVNTIKIENEKKIGYNTDWIGFKKSIVPLLEVHHTKALVLGTGGASKAVIYALDQLQIQTLIVSRNGKTSYEDLSEEIIHNHTIIINCTPVGTFPNVDSAPQIPYNYISNNHLAYDLVYNPAETLFLKNCKKQGATIKNGWEMLQIQAEEAWKIWNS; from the coding sequence ATGAAAACATACGGCTTAATTGGCAAAAAAATCAGCTATTCTTTTTCGAGAAATTACTTCAACAATAAGTTTAATAAAGAAAGTATTTTAAATACGCAATACGTTAATTTTGATATAGATAACTTATCAGAGTTAAATCTTTTATTTAAAGAAAATAATCAAGGCTATAATGTAACCATCCCTTACAAAGAAGCGATTATTCCGTATTTAGATGCGCTAGATATTCATGCGGAAAAAATAGGTGCCGTTAACACCATAAAAATCGAAAACGAAAAAAAAATTGGTTACAATACCGATTGGATTGGCTTTAAAAAATCAATAGTACCTTTATTAGAAGTGCATCATACAAAAGCATTGGTTTTAGGAACAGGTGGTGCAAGCAAAGCAGTAATTTACGCTTTAGATCAATTGCAAATTCAAACTTTAATAGTATCGAGAAACGGAAAAACATCTTACGAAGATTTATCAGAAGAAATCATTCATAATCATACAATTATTATAAACTGTACGCCTGTTGGTACTTTTCCAAATGTAGATTCTGCACCACAAATTCCTTATAATTACATATCAAACAACCATTTGGCTTACGATCTAGTGTACAATCCGGCGGAAACATTATTTCTAAAAAATTGTAAAAAACAAGGCGCAACCATAAAAAATGGATGGGAAATGCTGCAAATTCAAGCAGAAGAAGCTTGGAAAATTTGGAACAGTTGA
- a CDS encoding sterol desaturase family protein, producing the protein MSNFFGASPISYDDIKNLEAQSGDLIIYAIPLMAFFTGLEIWYSWYSKRNNYSTKESLGSLFVGLGNVVINLAFKVGFIYGAVYIYNTVPWRMEFNWWTLIPCLLIYDFCSYMAHRVSHFNRFFWATHVVHHSADHYNLTVSFRLSWVQHFKLLFFLPVAFLGFHPVIFFIVNQISVLFQFWQHTEYIGKLPRFFENIFVTPSNHRVHHGSDEKYIDKNFGAVFIFWDKLFGTYQPEEERPTYGITTKIDNKWNPLYLNFHEYESIASDVKDAKSLKEKFFYVFGSPGKIDKLKKKSVKVK; encoded by the coding sequence ATGAGTAATTTTTTTGGAGCATCACCAATTTCTTATGATGACATCAAGAATTTAGAAGCCCAATCGGGCGATTTAATCATCTATGCTATTCCTTTAATGGCTTTTTTTACAGGTTTGGAAATTTGGTATTCGTGGTATTCTAAAAGAAATAATTATTCCACTAAAGAAAGCTTGGGTTCTTTGTTTGTTGGTTTGGGTAATGTGGTAATAAATTTAGCTTTTAAAGTAGGATTTATCTATGGAGCTGTTTACATATACAATACCGTTCCGTGGCGTATGGAATTCAATTGGTGGACATTAATTCCTTGTTTATTAATTTACGATTTTTGCAGTTATATGGCACATCGTGTGTCGCATTTCAATCGGTTTTTTTGGGCTACGCATGTGGTGCATCACAGTGCCGACCATTATAATTTAACGGTTTCTTTTCGTTTAAGTTGGGTGCAACACTTCAAGTTGTTGTTCTTTTTGCCAGTAGCTTTTTTGGGTTTTCATCCCGTAATCTTCTTTATTGTAAATCAAATTTCGGTATTGTTCCAATTCTGGCAACACACGGAATATATTGGTAAATTGCCGCGTTTTTTCGAAAATATCTTTGTAACGCCTTCCAATCACAGGGTTCATCATGGGTCAGACGAAAAATACATTGATAAAAACTTTGGGGCTGTTTTTATTTTTTGGGATAAATTATTTGGTACCTATCAACCCGAAGAAGAACGACCAACGTATGGTATCACCACCAAAATTGATAATAAATGGAATCCATTGTATTTAAACTTTCATGAATACGAAAGTATCGCCAGCGATGTGAAAGATGCAAAAAGCTTAAAAGAAAAGTTTTTTTATGTGTTTGGAAGTCCTGGAAAGATTGATAAATTAAAAAAGAAATCTGTAAAAGTTAAATAA
- a CDS encoding DUF421 domain-containing protein, giving the protein MDLEGLLLGENNWTFMLSIAFRTFVMFLVILIFLRILGKRGVKQLSVFELVVILGLGSAAGDPMIYKEIGILNALVAFSVIAICYKLLTLLVFKFKWLENVVEGKEVYIIKKGKFALEDFSKETLSKDEFFMEMRRNSVFHLGQVEYAILEISGEISVYFYQTEQTKYGLPILPDSLKNIVYSFEIGTFYACTFCGETVSYNQEHAMKCTVCNRNEWVKASNRKISF; this is encoded by the coding sequence ATGGATTTAGAAGGATTACTTTTAGGTGAAAATAATTGGACGTTTATGCTTTCAATAGCATTTAGAACTTTTGTGATGTTTTTGGTCATCCTTATCTTTTTGCGAATTTTAGGAAAACGCGGCGTAAAACAACTATCTGTTTTTGAATTAGTTGTGATTTTAGGATTGGGGTCTGCTGCGGGAGATCCTATGATTTATAAAGAAATTGGTATTTTAAACGCTTTGGTGGCTTTTAGCGTAATTGCCATTTGCTACAAATTGCTAACCTTATTGGTTTTTAAGTTTAAGTGGCTGGAGAATGTGGTGGAAGGCAAAGAAGTATATATCATTAAAAAAGGAAAATTTGCTTTAGAAGATTTTTCAAAAGAAACTTTAAGTAAAGATGAATTTTTTATGGAAATGCGCCGAAACAGTGTTTTTCATCTAGGTCAGGTAGAATATGCAATTTTAGAGATTTCTGGCGAGATAAGTGTTTATTTTTACCAAACAGAGCAAACAAAATATGGGCTGCCCATTCTGCCCGATTCTCTAAAAAATATTGTATATTCGTTTGAAATTGGCACTTTTTATGCATGTACCTTTTGTGGTGAAACGGTTTCATATAATCAAGAGCATGCAATGAAATGTACGGTTTGCAACAGAAATGAATGGGTAAAAGCTTCAAACAGAAAAATTTCGTTTTAA
- a CDS encoding C40 family peptidase, translating into MMNNIQNRSIPVFFISKYIFICFLAMAAFSCKSKTDWRDKYNQEKNNKKEVVKTNKNVSKPASLEEISTLLDVSTSSLKNKSLYQFIIDWYGTPYQFGGISKKGVDCSGFTNLLYKEVYNLQLPRVSKDIAANVKRKYTKDLKEGDLVFFSFGNTGVVNHVGIYLQNNMFVHASTSKGVIISNLTAPYYGNFLIKCGSYQQND; encoded by the coding sequence ATGATGAATAACATACAAAACCGGAGCATTCCGGTTTTTTTCATATCAAAATACATCTTTATTTGTTTTTTAGCTATGGCTGCCTTTTCCTGCAAATCAAAAACAGATTGGCGCGATAAGTACAACCAAGAAAAAAACAATAAAAAAGAAGTTGTAAAAACAAATAAAAATGTTTCGAAACCCGCTAGTTTAGAAGAAATTAGCACTTTGTTAGACGTTAGTACGAGCAGTTTAAAAAACAAAAGCCTGTATCAATTTATTATTGATTGGTACGGCACACCCTATCAATTTGGTGGCATTTCCAAAAAAGGAGTCGATTGTTCAGGTTTCACCAATTTGTTGTATAAAGAAGTGTATAATCTACAACTTCCAAGAGTTTCAAAGGATATTGCTGCAAATGTGAAACGAAAATACACCAAAGATTTAAAAGAAGGCGATTTAGTGTTCTTTTCGTTTGGAAACACGGGCGTTGTAAACCATGTAGGAATTTATTTGCAAAACAATATGTTTGTGCATGCATCTACATCGAAAGGGGTTATTATTTCAAACCTAACAGCACCTTATTACGGAAATTTTTTGATAAAATGTGGTTCGTATCAGCAAAATGACTAG